The DNA region TTTGATTTAAATCCAGGTGAAGTATTAGCAATAATCGGCCCTAGCGCTGCTGGGAAAACAACTCTGTCTAGGCTTTTAGTAGGAGTTTGGAGATGTAGTTCAGGGGCTGTAAGGTTAGATAGTGCTAATGTGTATGATTGGAATAGAGAAGATTTTGGTAATCATGTAGGTTATCTTCCTCAGGGTGTTGAATTATTTAGTGGCACTATAAAACAGAATATTGCTAAAATGAGTGAAGAAATTGATCCAGAAAAAGTAACAGATGCTGCTTTAATGGCTGGAGCACATGATTTAATTTTAAAATTTCCTAATGGTTATGAAACAGATATTGGTATTGGAGGGTCAAGTCTTTCAGGAGGTCAAAAGCAGCGTATTGGTTTAGCTAGAGCTTTCTATGGCAATCCTAAATTTATAGTATTAGATGAGCCTAATGCTAATCTTGATGAAGTTGGAGAACTAGCTTTATCAAACGCTCTACAATTAGCTAAACAGAAAGGCATTACAGTTGTAGTTATATCGCATAGACCTTCTGTATTATCAGTAGTGGATAAGATATTAGTATTGCAAAATGGAACAGTAGCTGTCTTTGGAGATAGAGAAGAAGTTATGAATCAGCTTAATAAGCATAAACTAAGTATTCATAAATAGGATAGTAATATAATTAATTAAAGATTTGGGTAAAAAAATGTCTCAGCTTTGGAATGATAATAATAATAATAATGGCATAAAGGGAATAATACCTAAAATGTCGCCTCAAGACCGAAAAAATATAATGGATGTGTTATTGCAAAATCAGCAAAAACAACAAAAACTAGAAAAGAGTAAATGGCTAAAATCATTGCTTAAAGCAATATTGTTGCAGTTAACACGATTAATTTATGGTATAGGTAATGCTGTAGATAGCTTTATTAGTTTTATTATTAACTCAAAAGGTACAGCCAAAAATATTGTAGTTCAGACTGCAAGAGGGCCAATATTGTTTGGAGTTTGGGTCATGATTATTTTTATTGTAGTAGGTGGTTTATGGAGTGCATTAGCTCCACTTGACAGTGCTGCAGTAGCTGTTGGAACTGTGATATCAAGTACTGAAAATAAAATTATACAGCATCAGGAAGGTGGTATTGTTAAAGAAATCTTTGTTAAACAAGGAGATTACGTTAAGACAGGTAATCCTATAATAGCATTGGATGATACTAAAATTAGAGCTAGTGTAGAAATTAAGCTAGGTCAATATAGAACATTATTAGCTAATCAGGCTAGGTTAACTGCTGAACTAGAGCAACAAGAAGAAATAATATTTTCTGAAATTCTGGTTAATAATAATCATATACCAGAAGTAGCAAAAATAATGTCAATTCAGCAGCATCTATTTCAAGCAAGAAAGAAAGGCTTAAATGCAAGAATCATGCAATTTGAAAAAAGAATTGATTCTTTAGAAGCTAAAGTAGTAGCATCTAAAAAGCAGCTTGAGTATGTTAGAAAGCTTATTAAAAACGCTGAAAGCCTAATTGCTCAAGGCTTTGGACAAAAAACAGAGCTGGATAAATTGTTGGTTGAAGAATCAAGCTTGGTAGGTAATATCATAATTACTGAACTTGAGATAAACAGTACTCAGCAAGATATCGAAAGAACAAAGTCTGAAGCAATAGATCGTACATTATCTGAACTTAAAGAAGTTGAACATGCTGTCATTGAAGCTCAAGAAAGCTATAACTCTTTGATTGATATATTAAGCAGAACCTTAGTAAAATCTCCAGTTGATGGTATAATTAAGGTTTTGGATGTTAATACTAAAGGTGGAGTTATTGGATCTGGACAAAGGATTGCAGAAATTACACCTAGTAATGATTCTCTAATAATTAAAGCTAAAATTCCTCAAAAGAATATTGATTCAGTTAAGGTAGGATTGAAGGCTAAAATAAGATTTGGTGCTTTCAAATATAGAACTACACCAGTGTTTACTGGTAGGATAGTGCTAGTGTCGCCTGATACAGTTCAAGATCAACAATCAGCAATGCAGTTTAATAATGCAATGATAGGTGATACCTTTTATATTGCTAAAATAGAAATAGATATGGATGAATTTAATAAAGTAGCAAAAGTTCAAAAATTAAAACTTTTTCCAGGAATGCAAGCTGATATTCAAATTATTACTGGAACTAGAACTTTATTAAGATACTTGCTTGATCCAATAACTGATAACATGTTTAGAGCATTTACGGAGAAATAAAAAATGCCTTGGTGTACCTTTTGTTTTATAAGATGAATTACTTTTCTTTCATGTTAGAGCTGATTTTTAAAATTGGCTCTAACCCTTGGTTAGCAAGTAAGGTAGCGAGTTTTTTTACTAATAAATCTACTGTCAGCAAATATGTATCATTTAAGTTTGAGTACTAAATATTCTACTACTGTTCTATCATTAACGTTACCAGTAGTTAGAGCAAAACTCACAATCTCTCCTTGATGGTTAAAACTATATGCAGCTTACATTCGAAAACCATCCTGTAGAACTCTTACCAATCAGAGCTATATTTTGAAATGTTTTATGCTTATAAATTCTCGAATTATCATACAAGAAGCTTTGTTGAGTCAATATAATATTTTTCTGTTTTTTTTGCTGATAAAGATTGTAATAATAGTAGCATCGTCATAAATGTCATAGAGCCATCAACTCTATAAATCTGTTATAGCTTACTATCTTTGAAATGTCCTTTCTATAATGTTGACTCAGGCAATATAAATAAAAGTCTTTAAACATACGATAATGATTTAATTGTAACATTACCATTATTGTAATAATTTCCGATAAGCTTATATTAGACCTCTTTCGAAACTGGTTAAGGTAGTTCAAAATTATAAATGCCAGAGATTAAATTAAATCTAAGACCGAATCTTTTACGTCTATTTCGATATTTGTCAGCAATAATTTTGAACCGTTTTAGCATACCAATAACGTTTTCATTGACAACTCTTTCTCCTGCTAACCTACGATTATTCTTTTTATCATTTTTAGTTAAAGGATTTTTCTTGCTTTTTTTCTTTGGTAATGCAGAATTATTGTGAATTTTTTGTATACCTTGATATCCTGTATCAGTAATCGCTTTAATCTTAGGGTGGATAAGAATTTTGGATTCCTTAAATAATCTAAAGTCATGTTTTTTACCGTTAGAAAAATCTGTACATATTACTTGGTGTGTTTTCTTGTCTACCACTATTTGAGTCTTTAGTGTATGCCTTTTCTTCTTTCCTGAATAATAGAATTTTTGTTTTTTTAGGTCTTTCTATAGGAGTCTCAGTAGCATCAATCAAGACTACTTCATAATTCATATCGCTATTCATTAGAGCTTTACGACCTGGAAGAGCAAAGTTTGGGTGTTTAACTAAGGTGTCTTCTACCCATTTTACAGCTTTATATGCTGAACTTTCACTAATCCCATAGTTCTGACCTATATGAAAATAAGTACGGTATTCTCTAAGGTATTCTAAGGCCATCAATAACTGTTCCTCCAAATTGAGCTTATTTTTACGCCCTCCTTTTGATTTCTTAACACCATCAGCTTTCCTCAAAATATCCACCATCTTTGAGAATGTTCCCTTCCTTACTACTGTTAATCGACGAAATTTTTCATCCTTTAACTCTTTAATCTGATCTAATTTCATTATTACTTCAAATCAGATTTTTATAACACCATTTTACATCATTGTATAGTTTCGAAAGAAGTCTATTACAACTTATTTTACGCTTTTGTATAGTATTTGAGGTAAATTTAGATAAGGTGAATTAATCTTACTGGTGAAAGTCCAGTTATAAAATGAGAAGCTAGAGAGAATCTTGTGCAGCTGAAGGTAACGATAGTAGTCAAGCATAGACAGTGAAATATTCTAGCTTGAAACCAAATGGTAAACGTGATAGCCATGAAAATATGATGTAGTGGAAGCTGATATGCTCTACCACATAGTAGCAAAAGAAGATTGGATGTCAAACTAGTGAAAATTCAAAAATTTTCAACTACCTGTGTCACAGGCATCAGCTAGTTTGTAAAGATTAATGATGCAACTTGAGAAATCTTTATAATTCTTAACTTAATTAAGTAAGTATTCAAAGTACAAGTGCTGAAACATGAGTCTTTGGAGATAGTGTATAGTCATTTACAATCAGGTTTGAGCATAAAAAAAGAGACAATAGCATCATAAGATTTAACAAATTAAGTAATTTGATGTCTAATCCACCGCTTCATATTAGCCTAAAACTTCTCTATCGGATTTAAATCTGGAGAATAAGGTGGCCAAAAAATAACTTTACAACCAACAGACTCTATTAACTCTTTAGTTTTTTTCGATTTATGAAATGCTGCATTATCCATTACTACGAACTGAGCAGGCTTTAATTCATTAATTAATAACTGCTCCACCTAAGCTTCAAATAATCTTGTATTACACGAACCATTGAATATCATAGGTGCGATTGATTTATTATTAACATAACCAGCTATAATATTTGTACGTTCATAATATTTACCACTCTTTTTGCTGCTCACATGAGTTCCTTTTTTTTGCTCCACCATCTATCCTTGCATATGGACATTCCAATGCCACTTTCATCTATGTATACTAAGTTTTCCTTGAGTATAGAACTTATCACTTGTTGATATTTTTCTCTTATTTCTGGTTTTGCTTCCATGTAGGTCAACGTTTTTTTTATAACTATAGCCAAATTTTTTTATGTAATAACTTGCTCCTCTTATTGAAATTTTAAAATGCTTTCCAGCTTGTGCAAGAGTTACATTTGGATTTAGCAAAACGTATTTTTCAAATTCTATCTTATCTATTTTTCCTTTTTTGCCAGGGCGTGATCTTTCTTTATAATGACCTTCTGATTTATATCTTTTATACCAATTTCTTACTGTGTTTGCTGCTATATCAAATTTTACTGAGGTAGCATTACAACTTTTTCCTCAATTAACACATTTCATTACTTTATCTTGAAAGTCTTGGCTATATGATTTTGGCATTTTCTTTTCAGGATATTATATGCAAACTTCATTGTAAATGACTATAATGAAGCTTCTTCTAACCTTGGAGTCACGTTTTTTTGACTATAATTATTTGATGTTGGTTTAGCAGGTGCAGTTTTTTCTTTACTGGGATTTCATTTTGATATATTCTTGCCTGATTTTTTTATCTTTCTGAATTACTAATATGGCAAATCTTATGCAGCAAAAAATTACTCTCCAACAAAAAAAGGCTAAGCTAATCATGGATGATGTTAATCTCAAAATTAAAGAACGTAAAATGCGTACTCAGCGTCTTATCGAAATGGGTGGAT from Orientia tsutsugamushi str. Boryong includes:
- a CDS encoding transposase codes for the protein MVEQKKGTHVSSKKSGKYYERTNIIAGYVNNKSIAPMIFNGSCNTRLFEA
- a CDS encoding transposase, translating into MEQLLINELKPAQFVVMDNAAFHKSKKTKELIESVGCKVIFWPPYSPDLNPIEKF
- a CDS encoding HlyD family type I secretion periplasmic adaptor subunit: MSQLWNDNNNNNGIKGIIPKMSPQDRKNIMDVLLQNQQKQQKLEKSKWLKSLLKAILLQLTRLIYGIGNAVDSFISFIINSKGTAKNIVVQTARGPILFGVWVMIIFIVVGGLWSALAPLDSAAVAVGTVISSTENKIIQHQEGGIVKEIFVKQGDYVKTGNPIIALDDTKIRASVEIKLGQYRTLLANQARLTAELEQQEEIIFSEILVNNNHIPEVAKIMSIQQHLFQARKKGLNARIMQFEKRIDSLEAKVVASKKQLEYVRKLIKNAESLIAQGFGQKTELDKLLVEESSLVGNIIITELEINSTQQDIERTKSEAIDRTLSELKEVEHAVIEAQESYNSLIDILSRTLVKSPVDGIIKVLDVNTKGGVIGSGQRIAEITPSNDSLIIKAKIPQKNIDSVKVGLKAKIRFGAFKYRTTPVFTGRIVLVSPDTVQDQQSAMQFNNAMIGDTFYIAKIEIDMDEFNKVAKVQKLKLFPGMQADIQIITGTRTLLRYLLDPITDNMFRAFTEK
- a CDS encoding helix-turn-helix domain-containing protein, coding for MAANTVRNWYKRYKSEGHYKERSRPGKKGKIDKIEFEKYVLLNPNVTLAQAGKHFKISIRGASYYIKKFGYSYKKNVDLHGSKTRNKRKISTSDKFYTQGKLSIHR
- a CDS encoding IS5-like element ISOt6 family transposase (programmed frameshift), which encodes MKLDQIKELKDEKFRRLTVVRKGTFSKMVDILRKADGVKKSKGGRKNKLNLEEQLLMALEYLREYRTYFHIGQNYGISESSAYKAVKWVEDTLVKHPNFALPGRKALMNSDMNYEVVLIDATETPIERPKKKQKFYYSGKKKRHTLKTQIVVDKKTHQVICTDFSNGKKHDFRLFKESKILIHPKIKAITDTGYQGIQKIHNNSALPKKKSKKNPLTKNDKKNNRRLAGERVVNENVIGMLKRFKIIADKYRNRRKRFGLRFNLISGIYNFELP